A single region of the Lycium barbarum isolate Lr01 chromosome 2, ASM1917538v2, whole genome shotgun sequence genome encodes:
- the LOC132623573 gene encoding calcium uniporter protein 4, mitochondrial: MALRRILAKRLINTLKIDPLPSVKVLEHSREINHAARLPEFLSIPVGEKLREKLRSMNNITGERIRFQGLAPPAPAPALTAEMTVNDAKKILKISQLEKVKSRLREIPMNSITYDKFVEICGEFCFSREQSLEFAKMLDESGSVIVLGDVVFLRPHQVAKSMDKLISESIATPNDPRRRELEHMEKQKSLIDQKAQSLVKGELYCGLGFLVLQTLGFMRLTFWELTWDVMEPICFFVTSLHFALAYGFFLRTSIEPTFEGFFQRRFKVKQKKLMKVHNFDLEKYNKLREAFYNQSCHGFSSTSSIMQQV; encoded by the exons ATGGCGCTTCGGCGTATATTAGCGAAACGTCTAATTAACACCCTAAAAATAGATCCACTTCCATCGGTTAAAGTTCTAGAACATTCTAGAGAAATTAATCATGCAGCTAGACTGCCTGAATTTTTATCTATTCCGGTAGGTGAAAAATTAAGAGAGAAATTAAGGTCTATGAACAATATTACCGGTGAAAGGATTCGATTTCAAGGCTTAGCTCCACCAGCTCCGGCGCCGGCGTTGACGGCGGAGATGACGGTGAATGATGCGAagaagatattgaagatatcacaGTTGGAGAAAGTGAAATCGAGACTTAGAGAGATACCGATGAACTCGATTACGTATGATAAATTTGTTGAGATTTGTGGTGAGTTTTGTTTCAGTAGAGAACAGAGTTTGGAGTTTGCGAAAATGTTGGATGAATCTGGGAGCGTCATCGTTTTGGGTGACGTCGTTTTCCTACGTCCACATCAG GTGGCAAAATCAATGGACAAATTAATTTCAGAATCCATAGCAACGCCAAACGACCCAAGAAGAAGAGAGCTAGAACATATGGAAAAGCAAAAATCCCTAATTGATCAAAAAGCCCAATCACTAGTTAAAGGCGAACTTTACTGTGGGCTGGGCTTTCTAGTCCTTCAAACACTAGGCTTTATGAGGCTAACATTTTGGGAATTGACTTGGGATGTGATGGAGCCCATTTGCTTCTTCGTAACCTCACTTCACTTTGCCCTTGCCTATGGATTCTTCCTAAGAACATCAATAGAGCCCACTTTTGAAGGGTTTTTCCAAAGACGTTTCAAAGTGAAGCAAAAGAAGCTCATGAAGGTTCACAATTTCGATCTCGAAAAGTATAATAAACTACGAGAAGCATTTTATAACCAATCATGTCATGGATTCTCGTCGACTTCTTCGATCATGCAACAAGTGTAG